Below is a genomic region from Hevea brasiliensis isolate MT/VB/25A 57/8 chromosome 3, ASM3005281v1, whole genome shotgun sequence.
ACAATGGCCTATGGGGTCTGTATTTCACATTGCAAAGAATCCTAGGTTTTATGGTAGAAAAAGAGTAGTTCGAACTGAAAATTGTGATCATTTAGCTAAATCTCCGTTGGGTAATGGCCAAAGCACTGCCAAAATCTCTCGGGCCACTAGAAAAGGAGCTCAGGGTGCATTGTTGGAGTATTTATATCTTACTAGAAACATCCCATTTATGGATGCACAGGATATGAGTTTAAACTCACCTCACTTTCTAGGAAAGTTATTACAGAAGGTTGATACTGAGACAGATATCTGGTGGTCTGTTGCCCGTTTCTTGCGGTATCATCCCATTAATGAATTTGAACCTTTCTTTGAGAGTCTGGGTTTAAAACCTTCTGAGTATACTCCTCTTCTTCCCCGTGATTTGATGTTTTTAAATGATGATGACTTATTGCTAGAGAACTATCATGTTTTGTGTAATTATGGGATTCCAAGAAATAAGATGGGAAGGATTTACAAGGAAGCAACACAAGTTTTCCGATATGATTATGGTGTCTTGGGATCGAAACTTCAAGCTTACGAACAATTGGGGCTTAGCCAGTCTTTTATTGGTAAGGTGGTTGCTTGTAGCCCTTATCTTTTGATTGGGGATGTGAATATAGACTTTATAAAGGTATTTGAAATATTGAGGAAAGGAGGAATTGAGTTAGATTGGATTGAGGACCAGCTGTTGGAGAACAGATATAACTGGAGCCAGATGCTGTCACTTCTGAATTTATTTAGCAAAACAGGTTACAGCAAGGAACAGTTAGGTGGCATGATAAGGCAGCATCCAGGAATTCTATTTGAGGGCTCAGGCTGTAAAACACTATCCCTGATTGGTTTTCTATTCAAATTTGGATCTTCAATGAACCAGATATGTTCCATGTTTCTACATTTCTCTCACTTGCAAATTGGAAAATTTGTGTTGAATTTGAGGCAATGCTTTCTGTTTCTGATAGAGATTGAGATGGACATGAGTGAGATTGGGAAGATTGTTCGATCCCACCCGCTTTTGTTGGGCTCATGCACATTGAAGAAAACCAATACCTTACTTGGTACTTTGAATGTTGGGAAGAAGAGACTATGTAAAATCATTCAGGATGACCCACGAGAAATGACAAAATGGGTAATGGGATCAAGAATTGAACGACTGCCAAACTCAGGGGAGGAATTAAAGTCAAGAATGCAGAAGATTAAATTCTTGTTGGATATGGGATTGGTAGAGAACACAGACAAAATGGAAAATGCACTCAAGGTATTTCGAGGCAGAGGAACAGAACTCCAGGAGAGATTTGATTGCATCGTGAAAGCTGGTTTGGAAAGCaaggatgtttgtgaaatgatcAGACTTTCCCCTCAAATTCTTAACCAGACAAAGGAAGTTATTGAAAAAAAGATTGATTTTCTTGTAAATGATTTGGGCTATCCCATATCGTGCTTAGTCAACTTCCCAGCATATCTTTCCTACACGAGACAAAGAGTTGAGATTAGGGTAGCAATGTATAACTGGCTCAAAGAGCAAGGAACTGTTGATTCCCTACTCGCCTTGAGCACTATAGTTGCAAGCATGGAAAACTATTTTGTTAGACAATATGTAAAACAACATCCTAGAGGCCTTGAAGTGTGGCAGGATTTGAAGAAAAAATTTTATTCTTGATAGAAGCTATCAGTTGCACATTAACTTGTTCTTCAATGGGTTATGCTTTCTTGATAGAGAAGGTGTGGAATTGTTTGATTCTGTTACTTCTCCAGGCTGGGAAATTTGTTGATAATAATTTATTCACACGCTGTGTAATGTGTATTGAAGCTAATTAGTAGAAGGTTGAGCATATGAAGCAAAGGAGATCTAAGAGCAGGTAATGGTTAGTTTGTTTTCGATATTCTTCTTGTTTTAGACGGTGTTTGAGCATTTGGCATTCCCTCAGAAATGAATTGGTTTGCCATGGTTGTAGCATTGTATTATCTCATTTCTGCTTTTAATCTTCTTCGTTATAGCAGTGACAGTGACTCCTTGTTTTATGCCAAAATGTAACTTTCAGATTCCCATAGATAGATTTAACTTAATTTTTGACAACATCTAACTTGAAACCTGTCTTTTAATTTTTGCTTTAGTTATTTGAAATTTGTATCATTCTCTCTGCTTATGCATGGCATATTAACTTGCTATGACAATGTTGCTTTAGTACAGAATTAGTACAGGACAATAATGGGGAGTTTCAGAGTAGTGAAACTGATCATATATGTTGAATTCATGAATCTTCTATTAGTTTTAAGTTGAATGCTTCCCAAAACTGAAGCATCTCTTTCCAGCTCGACAGACCAAATAAAAATGACAGCATACAGACCAATGATATATGAAAATTAGTAGATAGGATGATAATATGCCTGAGTTGTGGGTGTGGATACTAGACATATTAAAGAAACCAAATTTAAAACCATGATTATGGCAAATACATGCTAAAGAAACCAAATGCAAAACCATGATCATGACAAATCAATGTGGATTATGTGTTTTAGGTTTCTGGAAAAAACATGAGAGACCTTCTTCAACAGCTATTATACTTGCATGAAGTCGTTCCCTCCCCTTCACAGTTctcctctctcactctctctctctctctctctcagagaCAGAGACTTGAGGTTCAAACAAATTAAGCCACTCAGAGATAATTATTGGCTAGTTTTGACTTATAGCTTCTTTggaaaaagaatttaattgaattcttatgcaattatactttatttttatttcttttaaaatgtatatatatttttaaattaaaaagaaatgaattctttcatttcaaaaatagaattgattaaaaaaaattaattgaatttttacaaaaattctagTTTCAATATAGAAATCTCATTcttgaaaaaattaaataatattcaaataaatataactttataataataatttatattaaaatttatttaattcaatttttgtcatggCCGTCATTTTTACTtgtcaattttcaaaaattattttatctataattaatttttctaattttatctttatttttactaAATACAACAATTATTTCTATACTTTTTTGTAACTTACCTTATCatatctttctttctttttattagtgagataaaggataatttaattaaatcataaagaattttattataatttatgtgATTTAATTACTTTATTAATTATCGTGTATGTTAGaaaaaagaatacaagtaatgaaggaaatgattATGTATTTTTCTGtatcttatttacagagatattacatttatttatacatgagaatataagctaatttagacaagaataataattgttgtaattatgttacacaaatttcctataatcatgctaattgctgtaattatgctaacaccccctcCCCTCAAACTtaaggtggtagcacaggtgccaacttgagtttgcttaaaagATCCTGAAAGCGAGCAGGAGGAtacgttttggtgaatatatcagtggtttggctgacagaggagacaggaatcaaacatatggtgtcatgagcaacatgatgacgtacaaaatgacaatcaatttcgatgtatTTGGTATGCTCATGAAATatatcattatgagaaatctatatggcacttctattatcgcaatgaagcattgtggcagaagaatgagtgacacccaaatcagttaataaccatcGTAatcaaagtaattcagatgtaacatcagcaagagcacgatattcagattctgtgctagaacgtgcaacaacaagttgctttttgctacgccaagagataagagaattacccaagaagaaacaataaccagttgtagagcgaCGATCTGTCAGATCACCAACCCAATCAGTATCAGAGCAGCTAGATAATATtagggaggaggtagcggaaaagtgcaaaccatgaaaaagagtgcctttgatataacgaaggattcgaagtactgcagagaaatgagttgagcgaggagcagaTATAAACTAGCTGACCAGATAaacagcatatgaaatatcaggtcgagtaactatgagataaacaagactcccgacaagctgtcgatataaagtaggatcatcaagaggagtgttatcaagaggtgtaagtttgcaattgagctccaatggggttgctactgttttgctatcagtgatgcctgctcgagaaagtaagtcggatgcatacttggcttgagatagataatagccatcagaattttgagaaacttcaagacccaaaaaatagctgagagaacccaggtctttcatttcaaaatgcttattgagataatgttgtaactctgaaataccagatgaattatctcctgttattatcatatcatcaacataaagcaacagaagaacaataccactgtcagttcggcgagtgaataatgcagaatcatatggactagagagaaaaccaagttgagcaagagtggaactaaatttggcaaaccaggccctgggagcttgttttaatccatataaggctcgccgaagtttgcaaaccttatgaggagaatgataaccaggaggaggatgcatataaacctcttctgttaaatcaccatgaagaaaagcatttttgacatccatctggaaaagtttccatttatgaactgcagcaatagctaagaggctgcgaatagatgttaatcgagCCACTGGAgtaaaagtttcttcatagtcgataccatactcttgagtgtaccctttggctactaagcgagctt
It encodes:
- the LOC110648152 gene encoding transcription termination factor MTEF18, mitochondrial, producing the protein MIYFHKLRTLSILKCVSSNFVDIFKTPQWPMGSVFHIAKNPRFYGRKRVVRTENCDHLAKSPLGNGQSTAKISRATRKGAQGALLEYLYLTRNIPFMDAQDMSLNSPHFLGKLLQKVDTETDIWWSVARFLRYHPINEFEPFFESLGLKPSEYTPLLPRDLMFLNDDDLLLENYHVLCNYGIPRNKMGRIYKEATQVFRYDYGVLGSKLQAYEQLGLSQSFIGKVVACSPYLLIGDVNIDFIKVFEILRKGGIELDWIEDQLLENRYNWSQMLSLLNLFSKTGYSKEQLGGMIRQHPGILFEGSGCKTLSLIGFLFKFGSSMNQICSMFLHFSHLQIGKFVLNLRQCFLFLIEIEMDMSEIGKIVRSHPLLLGSCTLKKTNTLLGTLNVGKKRLCKIIQDDPREMTKWVMGSRIERLPNSGEELKSRMQKIKFLLDMGLVENTDKMENALKVFRGRGTELQERFDCIVKAGLESKDVCEMIRLSPQILNQTKEVIEKKIDFLVNDLGYPISCLVNFPAYLSYTRQRVEIRVAMYNWLKEQGTVDSLLALSTIVASMENYFVRQYVKQHPRGLEVWQDLKKKFYS